The Brasilonema sennae CENA114 genome includes a region encoding these proteins:
- a CDS encoding FAD-binding domain-containing protein — translation MRIIWFRRDLRLTDNECVAEASANDAPVLPCFIIDPWFYQKWTDVGKARVRFLFESLENLDQNLRSLGSHLYLFEGDSVNIVQEMTQQLMQQGHKPKLYFNRDVQVEYGIERDSEALLLSADRTIVNFYQQLNLDYHIGLNNFVQIDDDHRDQWFNEYYTYVRQTSHPTPIHINTPQISFNLPQLSFTELKHKYHAFYETKKVYFKGGETQAQKTLDSFLTKRFYGYHWKLSRPWAAQQKATSHLSPHLTFGTISVRNVYQRTKARAAELADTPKAEFSLKAFRDRLRWHDSFTQRLYFHPEIAHTNFYPEFDEYYQPDELTPQQQELFHAWQEGITGFPMLDASMRQLKTMGWMNFRMRAMCATFLTINCGISWHHGAKHYMNCLVDGDLAINNWQWQMQAGITNPLSDTFRIYNPNKNIEEKDSDLRFIYHWIPKLLGYSLSEILEGKYIEHGLYPSPILDWAQTRLVNGKIVSDIRKRVKQRLLIEGGKECENALATKTAVNKYVESKDKQYQQFKKLESQLGQ, via the coding sequence ATGCGAATTATATGGTTTCGACGAGATTTACGATTAACTGATAATGAATGCGTAGCAGAAGCATCAGCCAATGATGCCCCCGTATTGCCCTGTTTTATAATCGACCCGTGGTTTTATCAAAAATGGACAGACGTGGGTAAAGCACGGGTAAGATTTTTGTTTGAATCTTTAGAGAACCTTGACCAAAATTTACGCTCTTTGGGTAGTCATCTGTACTTATTTGAAGGGGACTCCGTAAATATTGTGCAAGAAATGACTCAACAATTGATGCAGCAAGGACACAAACCGAAACTTTACTTCAACCGTGATGTACAGGTTGAATACGGGATTGAACGCGATAGCGAAGCGCTGCTGCTTTCAGCAGATCGCACTATCGTTAATTTCTACCAACAACTTAACCTTGACTACCACATTGGTCTAAACAACTTTGTGCAAATCGACGATGATCACCGCGACCAATGGTTTAACGAGTACTATACCTACGTTAGACAAACATCTCACCCGACTCCTATTCACATTAACACCCCACAGATATCTTTCAACCTACCCCAACTTAGTTTTACTGAACTCAAACACAAGTACCACGCTTTTTACGAAACGAAGAAAGTGTACTTCAAAGGTGGAGAAACGCAAGCGCAAAAAACTTTAGACTCATTTCTTACCAAAAGATTTTATGGGTATCATTGGAAACTCTCCCGCCCGTGGGCAGCACAACAGAAGGCAACGTCCCATCTTTCCCCTCATTTAACATTTGGTACAATCTCTGTGAGAAATGTGTACCAGCGTACAAAGGCACGGGCAGCAGAACTTGCGGATACACCCAAAGCAGAATTTTCCTTAAAAGCATTTCGCGATCGCCTGCGTTGGCACGATAGTTTTACGCAGCGGTTATATTTTCATCCAGAAATAGCACATACTAACTTTTATCCGGAGTTTGATGAGTATTACCAACCAGATGAACTGACTCCACAGCAGCAAGAATTATTTCATGCTTGGCAAGAGGGTATAACTGGTTTCCCAATGCTTGATGCGAGTATGCGTCAACTCAAAACAATGGGTTGGATGAATTTCCGCATGCGAGCGATGTGTGCTACTTTCCTGACTATTAATTGCGGTATCTCTTGGCATCATGGAGCAAAACATTACATGAACTGCTTGGTAGATGGCGATTTAGCTATTAACAATTGGCAATGGCAGATGCAGGCTGGTATTACTAATCCCCTTAGTGATACTTTCCGCATATACAATCCCAATAAGAATATTGAAGAAAAAGACTCAGATTTGCGCTTTATTTACCATTGGATACCAAAGTTACTCGGTTATAGTTTATCTGAAATTCTTGAAGGCAAGTATATAGAGCATGGTTTATACCCATCACCAATTTTAGATTGGGCGCAGACCAGGCTAGTTAATGGCAAGATTGTTTCAGATATTCGTAAGCGTGTCAAACAACGACTACTGATTGAAGGTGGCAAGGAGTGCGAAAACGCTTTAGCAACTAAAACAGCAGTAAATAAATACGTTGAATCCAAAGATAAACAGTACCAACAATTTAAGAAATTGGAATCACAATTGGGGCAGTAA